A stretch of the Acidobacteriota bacterium genome encodes the following:
- the surE gene encoding 5'/3'-nucleotidase SurE, whose protein sequence is MGRARPRGRARAARARRPPRDRTQQGRLRGAPRVKALISNDDGVHSEGLAALERAARAAGFETFVVAPDREQSASSHALTMHRPLRVRQKDERTWIVDGTPTDCVNIALCSILKADPPDFVFSGINAGPNLGDDVTYSGTVACAFEGTLLGVTSIAFSLDYVRDAVGTVDWSGAESAARELIAWAKDHPPAKDTLWNVNIPAGAPKGFRPTRMGRRRYGENIVEKIDPRGKPYYWIGGTFVDTKAEGTDLLAVAEGWVSVTPLHMDMTDYRALADLDGLATKHGPRGETKG, encoded by the coding sequence CTGGGACGAGCTCGCCCCCGCGGTCGCGCCCGCGCGGCTCGTGCGCGTCGTCCTCCACGAGACCGAACGCAACAAGGTCGTCTACGAGGGGCCCCGCGCGTGAAAGCCCTCATCTCGAACGACGACGGCGTCCACAGCGAAGGCCTCGCGGCGCTCGAGCGCGCCGCCCGCGCGGCCGGGTTCGAGACGTTCGTCGTGGCGCCCGACCGCGAGCAGAGCGCCTCGTCACACGCGCTCACGATGCACCGCCCACTTCGCGTGCGCCAGAAGGACGAACGGACGTGGATCGTCGACGGGACGCCCACGGACTGCGTCAACATCGCGCTCTGCTCGATCCTGAAGGCGGACCCGCCGGACTTCGTGTTCTCCGGGATCAACGCGGGCCCGAACCTCGGCGACGACGTGACGTATTCCGGCACGGTGGCGTGCGCGTTCGAGGGCACGCTTCTCGGCGTCACCTCCATCGCGTTCTCGCTCGACTACGTGCGCGACGCGGTCGGCACGGTCGACTGGTCGGGCGCCGAGTCCGCCGCCCGGGAGCTCATCGCGTGGGCAAAGGACCATCCGCCGGCGAAGGACACGCTCTGGAACGTGAACATCCCCGCGGGGGCGCCGAAGGGATTCCGGCCGACGCGCATGGGACGGCGCCGTTACGGCGAGAACATCGTCGAGAAGATCGACCCGCGCGGCAAGCCCTACTACTGGATCGGCGGGACGTTCGTGGACACGAAAGCCGAGGGGACGGACCTTCTGGCCGTGGCCGAGGGATGGGTCTCCGTGACGCCTCTTCACATGGACATGACGGACTACCGCGCCCTCGCCGATCTCGACGGCCTCGCAACGAAGCACGGGCCGCGGGGGGAGACGAAGGGGTGA
- a CDS encoding 6-carboxytetrahydropterin synthase, protein MTAAAGTGAPAVRITTLTHFSAAHRLHTDGRDEEWNRRIFGKCNNPHGHGHTYELEVTVEGPVQPETGWVMDFGDLKRVVSERVVRRCDRRNLNVDVPFLAGVNPTAENIAVRIWDELAPAVAPARLVRVVLHETERNKVVYEGPRA, encoded by the coding sequence ATGACGGCGGCGGCCGGAACCGGCGCCCCGGCCGTCCGGATCACGACGCTGACCCATTTCTCGGCGGCTCACCGCCTCCACACGGACGGGCGCGACGAGGAGTGGAACCGCCGCATATTCGGCAAGTGCAACAACCCTCACGGCCACGGGCACACGTACGAGCTCGAGGTCACCGTCGAGGGACCCGTCCAGCCCGAGACGGGCTGGGTCATGGACTTCGGGGACCTCAAGCGGGTCGTGTCCGAACGCGTCGTCAGGCGCTGCGACCGGCGGAACCTGAACGTGGACGTCCCGTTCCTCGCCGGCGTGAACCCCACGGCCGAGAACATCGCCGTCAGGATCTGGGACGAGCTCGCCCCCGCGGTCGCGCCCGCGCGGCTCGTGCGCGTCGTCCTCCACGAGACCGAACGCAACAAGGTCGTCTACGAGGGGCCCCGCGCGTGA